One Euphorbia lathyris chromosome 1, ddEupLath1.1, whole genome shotgun sequence DNA segment encodes these proteins:
- the LOC136226322 gene encoding LRR receptor-like serine/threonine-protein kinase ERL2 isoform X1, translating to MVEEWSFFSLKAMKNRQPVALNCMIVLIFLLLCPIASTLNNEEMEMVNLGKALMSIKASFSNVANVLLDWDDVHNDDFCSWRGVFCDNVSLSVVSLNLSNLNLGGEIATAIGDLRNLQSIDFQGNKLTGQIPDEIGNCASLYHLDLSNNLLYGDIPFSISKLKQLEFMNFKSNQLAGPIPATLTQIPNLKTLDLAWNQLVGEIPRLLYWNEVLQYLGLRGNSLTGTLSPDMCQLTGLWYFDVRGNNLSGTIPSSIGNCTSFEILDLSYNQITGEIPYNIGFLQVATLSLQANKLTGKIPEVIGLMQALAVLDLSENELVGPIPPILGNLSYTGKLYLHGNKLTGPIPPELGNMSKLSYLQLNDNELVGSIPPELGKLEQLFELNLANNKLEGPIPHNISTCRALNQFNVHGNHLNGTIPSSFRNLESLTYLNLSSNNFQGKIPPELGHIINLDTLDLSGNSFSGSVPASVGDLEHLLTLNLSWNHLKGPLPAEFGNLRNIQIIDISFNNVTGGIPGELGQLQNIVSLILNNNCLQGEIPVQLNNCFSLTNINFSYNNLSGVVPPIRNFSQFPPESFVGNPLLRGNWLGGPLCGPCEPKSGAMFSRAAIVCMTLGFITLLTMIIVAIYKSNRQKQLMKGSPKTVQGPPKLVILHMDMAIHTLDDIMGNTDNLNEKYIIGYGASSTVYKCTLKNSRPLAIKRLYNQYPYNLREFETELETIGSIRHRNIVSLHGYALSPCGNLLFYDYMDNGSLWDLLHGPSKKVKLDWETRLKIAVGAAQGLAYLHHDCNPRIIHRDVKSSNILLDENFDAHLSDFGIAKCIPASKTHASTVVLGTIGYIDPEYARTSRLTEKSDVYSFGIVLLELLTGKKAVDNEANLHQLILAKADDNTVMEILDQEVSITCMNLIHVKKTFQLALLCTKRHPSERPTMHEVVRVLVSFLSAPATKPASTPVKSIDYAKFIIDKGQQQQQTPTPKPEQPQQESNSTDAQWFVRFREVISKNTL from the exons ATGGTGGAAGAATGGTCCTTCTTCTCACTGAAGGCCATGAAGAATCGGCAACCGGTGGCTTTGAATTGTATGATTGTGCTCATTTTTTTGCTGCTCTGTCCTATTGCTTCTACTCTCAATAATGAAG AGATGGAAATGGTGAATTTAGGGAAAGCATTGATGTCGATCAAGGCTTCATTTAGCAATGTAGCTAATGTGCTTCTCGACTGGGATGATGTGCACAACGATGATTTCTGCTCTTGGCGAGGAGTTTTTTGTGACAATGTCAGCCTCTCCGTCGTTTCTTT GAATTTGTCAAACTTAAATTTGGGCGGGGAAATTGCTACAGCAATTGGAGATTTGAGGAATTTGCAGTCAAT AGATTTTCAGGGGAACAAGTTAACAGGTCAAATTCCCGATGAGATCGGCAACTGTGCATCTCTCTATCATCT GGATTTATCGAATAACTTGCTCTACGGAGATATACCTTTCTCCATTTCCAAGCTGAAGCAATTGGAGTTCAT GAATTTTAAAAGCAATCAGCTTGCTGGTCCAATTCCTGCTACCTTGACCCAGATTCCAAATTTGAAGACACT TGACCTTGCTTGGAACCAGCTTGTTGGCGAGATCCCGAGATTACTTTACTGGAATGAAGTTCTACAGTATCT TGGGCTGCGGGGAAATTCATTGACCGGAACACTATCCCCGGACATGTGTCAGTTGACTGGTTTGTGGTATTT TGATGTGAGAGGAAATAACCTGTCCGGCACAATCCCTAGTAGCATTGGCAACTGTACAAGCTTCGAGATATT GGACCTATCATACAATCAGATAACTGGGGAGATACCATACAACATTGGCTTCTTGCAAGTGGCTACGCt GTCACTACAAGCAAATAAGCTGACTGGGAAGATTCCTGAGGTGATTGGGTTAATGCAGGCCCTTGCAGTTTT GGATCTGAGTGAGAATGAACTTGTTGGGCCCATCCCTCCAATACTTGGAAATCTTTCTTATACTGGAAAATT GTATCTTCATGGCAACAAGCTTACTGGACCAATTCCTCCCGAACTTGGCAACATGTCAAAACTTAGTTATTT GCAATTGAATGACAATGAACTAGTTGGAAGCATTCCACCCGAACTTGGGAAGCTAGAACAATTATTTGAATT GAATCTTGCTAACAACAAACTTGAAGGCCCCATTCCACATAACATCAGTACCTGCAGAGCTTTAAACCAGTT CAATGTGCATGGAAATCATTTAAATGGAACTATCCCTTCAAGCTTCAGGAATTTAGAGAGTTTGACATACCT CAACCTTTCATCAAATAATTTTCAAGGCAAGATTCCTCCTGAGCTTGGACATATTATCAACCTCGATACACT GGATTTGTCAGGAAATAGCTTCTCAGGGTCTGTTCCTGCTTCTGTTGGTGACCTAGAGCATCTTCTTACCCT GAATCTAAGCTGGAATCACCTTAAAGGTCCATTGCCGGCTGAATTTGGGAATCTCAGAAATATCCAGATTAT AGATATCTCATTCAACAATGTCACTGGTGGCATTCCTGGAGAGCTGGGACAGTTACAAAATATTGTTTCTCT GATTCTGAACAACAATTGTTTGCAGGGAGAAATCCCTGTACAACTTAATAATTGTTTCAGTCTTACCAATAT AAATTTCTCATACAACAACTTATCAGGGGTTGTACCTCCCATTAGAAATTTCTCGCAGTTTCCACCTGAAAG CTTCGTTGGAAATCCATTATTGCGTGGCAACTGGTTGGGGGGACCTCTTTGTGGCCCCTGCGAACCCAAGTCTGGTG CGATGTTTTCTAGAGCTGCAATTGTCTGCATGACGTTGGGCTTCATCACTTTATTGACCATGATTATAGTTGCAATATACAAATCCAACCGTCAGAAGCAATTGATGAAGGGATCTCCTAAAACTGTGCAag GCCCGCCAAAGCTTGTGATTCTTCATATGGATATGGCAATTCATACATTAGATGACATAATGGGCAACACTGACAATTTAAATGAGAAGTATATTATAGGTTATGGTGCTTCAAGCACAGTATACAAGTGCACGCTGAAAAATTCCCGACCACTTGCAATTAAGCGACTCTATAACCAGTATCCATACAACTTGCGAGAATTTGAAACTGAACTTGAGACCATTGGCAGTATTAGGCATAGGAATATTGTCAGTTTGCATGGCTATGCTTTATCCCCTTGCGGAAACCTTCTGTTCTATGACTACATGGACAATGGCTCTCTTTGGGATCTCCTTCATG GACCGTCGAAGAAGGTAAAGCTTGACTGGGAAACGCGTTTGAAGATTGCAGTTGGAGCAGCTCAAGGACTTGCCTATCTTCATCATGACTGCAATCCGCGAATAATCCACAGGGATGTGAAGTCTTCAAATATCCTACTTGATGAGAATTTTGATGCTCATTTGTCTGATTTCGGAATTGCCAAATGCATTCCAGCATCAAAAACTCACGCCTCGACCGTTGTTCTTGGGACGATTGGGTACATTGACCCAGAATATGCCCGCACATCTAGGCTGACTGAGAAATCGGATGTTTATAGCTTCGGGATCGTTCTTTTGGAGCTTCTTACTGGGAAAAAAGCTGTAGACAATGAGGCTAATTTGCATCAACTG ATACTGGCAAAGGCTGATGACAATACTGTCATGGAGATTCTTGATCAAGAAGTGTCAATTACATGCATGAATTTAATCCATGTCAAGAAGACTTTCCAACTTGCTCTTCTGTGCACAAAGCGCCACCCTTCCGAAAGGCCTACCATGCATGAAGTTGTCAGGGTTTTAGTTTCCTTTCTTTCAGCTCCTGCTACTAAGCCGGCTTCAACTCCGGTGAAATCCATTGACTATGCTAAGTTCATCATTGATAAGGGACAGCAGCAGCAGCAAACACCAACACCAAAGCCTGAGCAACCTCAACAGGAAAGTAACTCCACGGATGCTCAGTGGTTCGTTCGATTCCGTGAAGTTATATCGAAGAACACTCTTTAA
- the LOC136226322 gene encoding LRR receptor-like serine/threonine-protein kinase ERL2 isoform X2, protein MVEEWSFFSLKAMKNRQPVALNCMIVLIFLLLCPIASTLNNEGKALMSIKASFSNVANVLLDWDDVHNDDFCSWRGVFCDNVSLSVVSLNLSNLNLGGEIATAIGDLRNLQSIDFQGNKLTGQIPDEIGNCASLYHLDLSNNLLYGDIPFSISKLKQLEFMNFKSNQLAGPIPATLTQIPNLKTLDLAWNQLVGEIPRLLYWNEVLQYLGLRGNSLTGTLSPDMCQLTGLWYFDVRGNNLSGTIPSSIGNCTSFEILDLSYNQITGEIPYNIGFLQVATLSLQANKLTGKIPEVIGLMQALAVLDLSENELVGPIPPILGNLSYTGKLYLHGNKLTGPIPPELGNMSKLSYLQLNDNELVGSIPPELGKLEQLFELNLANNKLEGPIPHNISTCRALNQFNVHGNHLNGTIPSSFRNLESLTYLNLSSNNFQGKIPPELGHIINLDTLDLSGNSFSGSVPASVGDLEHLLTLNLSWNHLKGPLPAEFGNLRNIQIIDISFNNVTGGIPGELGQLQNIVSLILNNNCLQGEIPVQLNNCFSLTNINFSYNNLSGVVPPIRNFSQFPPESFVGNPLLRGNWLGGPLCGPCEPKSGAMFSRAAIVCMTLGFITLLTMIIVAIYKSNRQKQLMKGSPKTVQGPPKLVILHMDMAIHTLDDIMGNTDNLNEKYIIGYGASSTVYKCTLKNSRPLAIKRLYNQYPYNLREFETELETIGSIRHRNIVSLHGYALSPCGNLLFYDYMDNGSLWDLLHGPSKKVKLDWETRLKIAVGAAQGLAYLHHDCNPRIIHRDVKSSNILLDENFDAHLSDFGIAKCIPASKTHASTVVLGTIGYIDPEYARTSRLTEKSDVYSFGIVLLELLTGKKAVDNEANLHQLILAKADDNTVMEILDQEVSITCMNLIHVKKTFQLALLCTKRHPSERPTMHEVVRVLVSFLSAPATKPASTPVKSIDYAKFIIDKGQQQQQTPTPKPEQPQQESNSTDAQWFVRFREVISKNTL, encoded by the exons ATGGTGGAAGAATGGTCCTTCTTCTCACTGAAGGCCATGAAGAATCGGCAACCGGTGGCTTTGAATTGTATGATTGTGCTCATTTTTTTGCTGCTCTGTCCTATTGCTTCTACTCTCAATAATGAAG GGAAAGCATTGATGTCGATCAAGGCTTCATTTAGCAATGTAGCTAATGTGCTTCTCGACTGGGATGATGTGCACAACGATGATTTCTGCTCTTGGCGAGGAGTTTTTTGTGACAATGTCAGCCTCTCCGTCGTTTCTTT GAATTTGTCAAACTTAAATTTGGGCGGGGAAATTGCTACAGCAATTGGAGATTTGAGGAATTTGCAGTCAAT AGATTTTCAGGGGAACAAGTTAACAGGTCAAATTCCCGATGAGATCGGCAACTGTGCATCTCTCTATCATCT GGATTTATCGAATAACTTGCTCTACGGAGATATACCTTTCTCCATTTCCAAGCTGAAGCAATTGGAGTTCAT GAATTTTAAAAGCAATCAGCTTGCTGGTCCAATTCCTGCTACCTTGACCCAGATTCCAAATTTGAAGACACT TGACCTTGCTTGGAACCAGCTTGTTGGCGAGATCCCGAGATTACTTTACTGGAATGAAGTTCTACAGTATCT TGGGCTGCGGGGAAATTCATTGACCGGAACACTATCCCCGGACATGTGTCAGTTGACTGGTTTGTGGTATTT TGATGTGAGAGGAAATAACCTGTCCGGCACAATCCCTAGTAGCATTGGCAACTGTACAAGCTTCGAGATATT GGACCTATCATACAATCAGATAACTGGGGAGATACCATACAACATTGGCTTCTTGCAAGTGGCTACGCt GTCACTACAAGCAAATAAGCTGACTGGGAAGATTCCTGAGGTGATTGGGTTAATGCAGGCCCTTGCAGTTTT GGATCTGAGTGAGAATGAACTTGTTGGGCCCATCCCTCCAATACTTGGAAATCTTTCTTATACTGGAAAATT GTATCTTCATGGCAACAAGCTTACTGGACCAATTCCTCCCGAACTTGGCAACATGTCAAAACTTAGTTATTT GCAATTGAATGACAATGAACTAGTTGGAAGCATTCCACCCGAACTTGGGAAGCTAGAACAATTATTTGAATT GAATCTTGCTAACAACAAACTTGAAGGCCCCATTCCACATAACATCAGTACCTGCAGAGCTTTAAACCAGTT CAATGTGCATGGAAATCATTTAAATGGAACTATCCCTTCAAGCTTCAGGAATTTAGAGAGTTTGACATACCT CAACCTTTCATCAAATAATTTTCAAGGCAAGATTCCTCCTGAGCTTGGACATATTATCAACCTCGATACACT GGATTTGTCAGGAAATAGCTTCTCAGGGTCTGTTCCTGCTTCTGTTGGTGACCTAGAGCATCTTCTTACCCT GAATCTAAGCTGGAATCACCTTAAAGGTCCATTGCCGGCTGAATTTGGGAATCTCAGAAATATCCAGATTAT AGATATCTCATTCAACAATGTCACTGGTGGCATTCCTGGAGAGCTGGGACAGTTACAAAATATTGTTTCTCT GATTCTGAACAACAATTGTTTGCAGGGAGAAATCCCTGTACAACTTAATAATTGTTTCAGTCTTACCAATAT AAATTTCTCATACAACAACTTATCAGGGGTTGTACCTCCCATTAGAAATTTCTCGCAGTTTCCACCTGAAAG CTTCGTTGGAAATCCATTATTGCGTGGCAACTGGTTGGGGGGACCTCTTTGTGGCCCCTGCGAACCCAAGTCTGGTG CGATGTTTTCTAGAGCTGCAATTGTCTGCATGACGTTGGGCTTCATCACTTTATTGACCATGATTATAGTTGCAATATACAAATCCAACCGTCAGAAGCAATTGATGAAGGGATCTCCTAAAACTGTGCAag GCCCGCCAAAGCTTGTGATTCTTCATATGGATATGGCAATTCATACATTAGATGACATAATGGGCAACACTGACAATTTAAATGAGAAGTATATTATAGGTTATGGTGCTTCAAGCACAGTATACAAGTGCACGCTGAAAAATTCCCGACCACTTGCAATTAAGCGACTCTATAACCAGTATCCATACAACTTGCGAGAATTTGAAACTGAACTTGAGACCATTGGCAGTATTAGGCATAGGAATATTGTCAGTTTGCATGGCTATGCTTTATCCCCTTGCGGAAACCTTCTGTTCTATGACTACATGGACAATGGCTCTCTTTGGGATCTCCTTCATG GACCGTCGAAGAAGGTAAAGCTTGACTGGGAAACGCGTTTGAAGATTGCAGTTGGAGCAGCTCAAGGACTTGCCTATCTTCATCATGACTGCAATCCGCGAATAATCCACAGGGATGTGAAGTCTTCAAATATCCTACTTGATGAGAATTTTGATGCTCATTTGTCTGATTTCGGAATTGCCAAATGCATTCCAGCATCAAAAACTCACGCCTCGACCGTTGTTCTTGGGACGATTGGGTACATTGACCCAGAATATGCCCGCACATCTAGGCTGACTGAGAAATCGGATGTTTATAGCTTCGGGATCGTTCTTTTGGAGCTTCTTACTGGGAAAAAAGCTGTAGACAATGAGGCTAATTTGCATCAACTG ATACTGGCAAAGGCTGATGACAATACTGTCATGGAGATTCTTGATCAAGAAGTGTCAATTACATGCATGAATTTAATCCATGTCAAGAAGACTTTCCAACTTGCTCTTCTGTGCACAAAGCGCCACCCTTCCGAAAGGCCTACCATGCATGAAGTTGTCAGGGTTTTAGTTTCCTTTCTTTCAGCTCCTGCTACTAAGCCGGCTTCAACTCCGGTGAAATCCATTGACTATGCTAAGTTCATCATTGATAAGGGACAGCAGCAGCAGCAAACACCAACACCAAAGCCTGAGCAACCTCAACAGGAAAGTAACTCCACGGATGCTCAGTGGTTCGTTCGATTCCGTGAAGTTATATCGAAGAACACTCTTTAA